A window from Pirellulales bacterium encodes these proteins:
- a CDS encoding sulfatase-like hydrolase/transferase — translation MPHTIRSHLFLVAIVLAAFSFTSTARAADRPNIVVILCDDLGWGDLGCYGHPHIRTPRLNRLAAEGIRFTSYYTAAPVCSPSRVGLLTGRNPNRAGVYDWIPQANQAENSPLARHLVHLRAEEVTLPRVLREAGYATAMAGKWHCNAAFNDKRQPQPNDAGFDHWMATQNNAHPSHENPTNYVRNGKRVGPLKGFSCRLAAAEGIDWLTSHVDRKPDQPFFLYLPFHEPHEPVKSPPELVAGYKAVARNENQAEYFANVENVDLAVGEVLDTLDRLRLAENTLVLFTSDNGPETLERYPAGVRCYGSPGPLRGMKLWTTDGGFRVPGIVRWPGHAPAGTTCDQPVSSLDLLPTFAALAGAILPGTLALDGTNIAEVLHGREIVRQRPLFWVYYNALNEQRVAMRDGPWKLLARLDGGALPQVSNITESNAAAARAAKLTDFSLYRISDDVAESRDLSQTEPVRLAELSAKMEAFYRELTTRMHVWPDVSR, via the coding sequence ATGCCGCACACGATTCGTAGCCATCTGTTCCTCGTGGCGATCGTCCTCGCAGCATTTTCTTTCACGTCCACCGCGCGGGCAGCCGATCGGCCCAACATTGTTGTCATCCTTTGCGACGATCTCGGCTGGGGAGACCTGGGCTGCTATGGTCACCCTCATATTCGCACTCCCCGCTTGAATCGGCTGGCTGCCGAGGGAATTCGCTTCACCAGCTACTATACGGCGGCCCCGGTATGCTCGCCGTCACGCGTCGGATTGTTGACCGGGCGCAACCCGAACCGCGCCGGTGTCTATGACTGGATTCCTCAGGCGAATCAAGCGGAGAACTCGCCGCTGGCCCGCCATCTCGTCCACCTGCGCGCGGAAGAAGTGACGCTGCCGCGCGTCCTTCGCGAAGCTGGCTACGCCACGGCGATGGCGGGTAAGTGGCATTGCAACGCCGCCTTCAACGATAAACGACAGCCGCAGCCAAACGACGCCGGCTTCGACCACTGGATGGCGACGCAAAACAACGCGCACCCCTCGCACGAAAACCCAACCAATTACGTGCGGAACGGCAAGCGCGTTGGCCCGCTCAAGGGATTCAGTTGTCGCCTGGCCGCCGCGGAGGGAATCGATTGGCTCACATCGCACGTGGATCGCAAACCTGACCAACCTTTCTTTTTGTATCTGCCGTTTCACGAGCCACACGAACCGGTGAAGTCGCCGCCGGAACTCGTGGCTGGCTATAAAGCCGTGGCAAGAAACGAGAACCAGGCGGAATACTTCGCCAACGTCGAAAATGTCGATCTGGCCGTGGGGGAAGTGCTCGACACGCTCGATCGTTTGCGGTTGGCCGAGAACACGCTGGTGCTCTTCACGAGCGACAACGGGCCCGAGACGCTCGAGCGGTACCCGGCCGGTGTGCGCTGCTACGGATCGCCCGGCCCACTGCGGGGCATGAAACTGTGGACCACCGACGGCGGATTCCGGGTGCCCGGCATCGTGCGTTGGCCGGGCCATGCGCCGGCCGGCACGACATGCGATCAACCGGTCAGCTCGTTGGATCTGCTCCCCACATTCGCGGCGCTGGCAGGCGCGATACTTCCCGGCACTCTCGCATTGGACGGCACCAACATTGCCGAGGTGTTGCACGGCCGCGAGATCGTGCGGCAGCGGCCGCTGTTCTGGGTCTACTACAACGCGCTGAACGAACAGCGCGTGGCGATGCGCGACGGTCCCTGGAAACTTTTGGCCCGGCTCGACGGCGGCGCTTTACCGCAGGTCAGTAATATCACCGAAAGCAACGCCGCGGCCGCCCGGGCCGCGAAGCTGACCGATTTCAGTCTGTATCGGATCAGCGACGACGTGGCCGAGTCGCGGGACTTGTCGCAAACAGAGCCGGTGCGACTGGCCGAATTGTCGGCGAAGATGGAAGCCTTCTATCGCGAGCTCACCACCAGGATGCACGTGTGGCCGGACGTTTCTCGTTGA